Below is a genomic region from Spirosoma radiotolerans.
AGACCGCTGTCCGGATAAACATGTTCGGCCAGATAGATTCCCTTAAGGGGTATATGGTCAATTCCGTTGTCTGCCAGCAGCATAGCAACGCTATGATACTGATGCAGTTTTAACAGATTGTCGGTTGTTGTTACCTGGCAATCTTGTTTGAGAGCAGCGAGGAACGAATCGGGAACCGTGCCTATCTGACGAAGTGAGTGGTATAGAAATGGCTTTAGCCGATGCCGTTCGGCCAGGGCATACAGGCGATTCCAGTTAACAGCTTGGTGGCTTACGAATCGGGTAATCTTATCTCTTTTTTCGGCCGGTAGCTCTACCGAACAGGCCATTAACAGGAACGTTACTTCAGGAGAAAGATCAACCTTCATATAGTGTTTAAAGATAGAGCTTAATTCCAGTCCAGGATGGGCTCGAATACCTGACTGGCCTGTTCGCCCAGAATAATTTTGTCTTTATGAACGACCCAGGCATGCGCCGAAAAAGCCTGCTGTTCATTTTTTTGAACGCCAATGCATATGCGTACATCCGGATGATTATGCAGTAACCGTTTGGCACTGAGTGCCTGCACCAGGCAAGTGAAGCCGAGAGGGATCCGGGCGCTTACCACCTGAATGGCCCAAACCGAATCCGTGAGTAGTTCGGCTGATAAGGCTTCTGCAGACTGAGCAGGCTTTCTGGTAGGCTTGAGAAA
It encodes:
- a CDS encoding lasso peptide biosynthesis B2 protein — translated: MKSLSKPANSAAKFVSLNGHKQWLLIKAFGALATYKGLLLIFPFNTFLKPTRKPAQSAEALSAELLTDSVWAIQVVSARIPLGFTCLVQALSAKRLLHNHPDVRICIGVQKNEQQAFSAHAWVVHKDKIILGEQASQVFEPILDWN